Genomic window (Shewanella psychropiezotolerans):
AATGAACTAGGACTTTAATGGCTTTTTATTGAAGCGCAATCAGGCCATACGTAAGAGTATGGCTTACTCACTGGCTAACAGGGTTTAGAATCTATCTGCAATAATGGTTAATACTCAGCGTTAGAATAAAAACAATAATAAGGTGCTTAGTTAAATGGCATTGAAAGCAACTTCGATAGACATTGCGTATCGCGCAGGCGTATCTCAATCTACAGTATCCAGGGCATTGAGAAACAGCCCATTGGTGAATCTCGAAACCCGCGAGCGGATCCAAGCGATAGCTAAAGAGCTCAACTATAAAGTCGATAAAAATGCCAGTAATTTACGGACACAAAACTGCAAGACAATAGCGTTACTTCTGTGTGAAGACCCAACCAATGATGACTCACTGATCAATCCATTTTTCCTCTCCATGTTGGGATCAATAACCAGAGCCACGGCTCAGCAGGGCTACGATCTGCTGGTTTCATTTCAACAGCTCAGTAGCGACTGGCATGGAGATTATGAAGACAGTAATAAGGCCGATGGCATCATATTGCTCGGCTATGGTGATTATTTGGATTATGAAGCCAAGTTGGAAAAACTCCTGGAGCAAAATACCCATTTTGTTATTTGGGGGGCGGAGCATAACAACAAGTCAGTCTTGTCTATCGGTTGTGATAACTTTCAAGGGGGCTTGATAGCGACTGAGCATCTATTGTCGCAAGGCCGTACACGGCCCGCCTTCTTAGGCGACTCGAGCAGCCATAGCCCTGAGTTTAGAGACAGGTACTTAGGCCATAGCAGAGCGATGAAACAAGCTGGTTTACCTCTCAATAAGAAGTGTCAGTTTAGTGCTATCAGCACCGAGGCATCTGGTTTCGAGGCGGCGAATAAACTGTTCGATTCGGGATTGGAGTTTGACTCGATTTTTGCCGCCAGTGATCTCATTGCCATAGGTGCCATTCGGGCGTTAAAAGAGCAGGGGATTTCAGTTCCGCAGCAAGTATCAATCGTTGGCTATGACGATATACCTGTCGCCAGTTTCGCTAACCCTCCGCTGACTACGGTTAAACAAAACACTAAACTTGCCGGTGAAATCTTGGTTGACAGTGTACTCAAGCTGATTAGAGGTGAAGCAGTCAAAGCCCAGCTGATCCCAACCAGGTTAATTGTCAGAGAGTCGACGGCCTGTGCGCGTTAAGCTCTGGTCATGAACTTAATCGAGCATACTTAAGAAGCGATTGACCTGAGCCTTAGGTTTTCGTGACAAGTCCTGCATCAAGGTAAAACTCGGTTCTATGATGTTATGTTCGTTGCGCATATCATCAAGCATCTGTAACCAGAGCTTAGCTGTCATCTCTGAATCGGCCAATGCCCGGTGAAATACACCATCATTTTCAATCTGTTTATATTCAACCAGGCCACCGAGTTTATGGTTGGGGGCATCTTGATATAAACGGCGTGCTATCAACATGGAACAGGCAAATTCCCCGCCATAGCGTAAATTAATAGCGTCGAGCTCGGCATCTAAGAAGCGTTGATCGAACGAGGCATTATGTGCCACCAGATTATGGTCGCAGATGAAGTCAGCGAAACGTGCCATCACTTCTTCACATGGAGCTGCATTGGCTAACATAGCGTTTGAAATACCTGTGTAGCCAGCAATGAATCCACTGACACGAAAACCTGGGTTCATCAGTTCTTGAAATGTATCGACGACTATACCGTCTTCTATTCTCACGGCGCCAATTTCTATGGCTCTATCTCCTTGGTTAGGGGAGAGGCCTGTGGTCTCGAAATCGAGAATAATGACTGAGTCGGCTGCGGGAGAGCTCATCTATTTTTACGCCTAATATGATACAGAAAACAAGGTCCATTTATACCGATTGGTATGATCCCAATCCAAATGCACATAAGTGTTCTAAACACAAAAGCCCGCGATTTGAGTCGCGGGCTTTTACGTGTTTAGAAAGCGTGCTTAAAAAGTAATATTACTTCTTAGCTTCAGCTGCTTTTCTTTCTTTAACATCAGCGATAACTTTTTCAGAAACACTGTTTGGACACTGACTGTAGTGAGAGAACTCCATAGAGAACTGACCACGGCCCGATGTCATAGTACGTAGTGTACTGATGTAACCAAACATTTCAGATAACGCTACGTCAGCCTTGATACGAACGCCAGTAACACCCGCCATTTGATCTTTGATCATGCCGCGGCGACGGTTAAGGTCACCAATAACATCACCAACGTGGTCATCTGGAGTGAACACGTCAACGGCCATGATTGGCTCAAGAAGCTTAGGATCTGCCTTTGGAATTGACTGACGGAATGCGCCTTTAGCAGCGATTTCGAATGCGATAGCTGACGAGTCAACTGCATGGAAAGCACCATCACGAAGTTCAAACTCAACGTCAAGCACAGGGAAACCAGCAACAGTACCAGTACCCATTAGAGATGCGAAACCTTTCTCAACAGCAGGCCAGAATTCCTTAGGAACGTTACCACCAACAACTTTAGAGGTAAATGTTAAGCCAGTGTTGGCTTCGCCTGGACGGATAACGTAGTCGATCTTACCGAACTGACCAGAACCACCAGACTGCTTCTTATGGGTGTAGCTATCTTCAACCATCTGAGTGATAGTCTCACGGTATGCCACTTGTGGCTCACCAACGATTAGCTCAACGCCGTAAGTACGCTTAAGAATATCAACTTTAATGTCTAGGTGAAGTTCGCCCATGCCTCTAAGGATGGTTTCGCCTGAATCTTCGTCAGTTTCAACGCGGAAAGTTGGATCTTCAGCAATCATCTTACCGATAGCGACACCCATCTTCTCACTGCCACCTTTGTCTTTCGGTTTAACAGAGATTGAGATAACTGGCTCTGGGAATACCATGGCTTCTAGTGTACAAGGGTGCTTAGGATCACATAATGTGTGACCAGTTTGCACGTTCTTCATACCCACGATAGCAATGATGTCACCAGCTTGTGCTGAAGATAATTCGTTACGCTCATCGGCTTGCATCTCAACCATACGGCCAACACGCTCAGTTTTACCTGTGAACGAGTTCAGTATGGTGTCACCTTTATTAAGACGACCCGAGTAGATTCGTACGAAGGTCAGGGCACCGAAACGGTCATCCATGATCTTGAATGCAAGCGCTTTAAATGGCTCATCGGCAGATACGATAGCGAATTCACCATTTGGCTCGCCTTCTTCGTCGGTAAGCGGCTGTGGATCAACTTCTTGTGGCGCTGGTAAGTAATCAACAACGGCGTCAAGCAGAAGCTGCATGCCCTTGTTCTTAAATGCTGAGCCACAGTATGTTGGGAAGAAATCTATTTTACGAGTACCAGTACGGATACAACGCTTAATATCTTCGATAGAAATCTCTTCGCCTTCCATGTAGGCTTCTAGCAAATCGTCATCCTGCTCTAGGGCAGTTTCGATTAGCATTTCACGGTACTCTTCTACAAGGTCAACCATGTCAGCTGGAACATCTTCAATCTTATAGTTTTCAGCTTGTCCGGTTTCGTCCCATATCCAAGCCTTACGAGTCAGCAGGTCAACCAGACCAGAGAACTCATCTTCGATACCGATAGGAAGTACCATGACGATCGGGTTAGCACCCAGAACATCTTTAGTCTGCTTAACAACACGTAGGAAGTCAGCACCCATACGGTCTAACTTGTTGACGAAGATGATACGTGCAACTTCTGATTCGTTCGCATAACGCCAGTTAGTTTCTGACTGAGGCTCAACACCACCAGAACCACAGAATACGCCGATACCGCCATCAAGGACCTTAAGAGAACGATAAACTTCTACTGTGAAGTCAACGTGGCCAGGGGTGTCGATAACGTTAAAACGGTGATCGTTCCAAAAACAACTTACAGCAGCAGACTGAATGGTAATACCACGCTCAGCTTCCTGTTCCATGAAATCAGTTGTTGATTCGCCATCATGAACTTCACCGATCTTATGGATTTTACCGGTAAGCTTTAGGATACGCTCAGTTGTGGTGGTCTTACCCGCGTCAACGTGAGCGAAGATACCAATGTTTCTGTACTTTGATAAATCAGTCATTTTTCTACTCTAATTGGAGTTACGTTCTAAAATTCGGGGGAAGTATATCAACACTTTGAGAATATCTTTATAGATTTTTATTAAAATCCGCTACTTTCGATTAGATAAGCCAATAAAATACGCATTCTAACTAAGAGGTTATTGCCTGTATTGCCTGATATGACTGAGTTATGTGACTGTCAGACTAGAATTGTTAAACCCTATTTATACTTATATCATTTTTACTAAATGTGAGCTTAGTTCAGTACTATTTCATCTGTTAGTCGCAATTGTCTGCTTAAAGCCTCCTTTTTTATGATCTTATCGAGCGTTTATAGGGATATTTGTTGCTAGTATCGCGCAAATTTTTAATGGCTTTATTACTATGCATCTGCACTTAGGTGAACTTACACCGGAAACCTTCCTTAGAGATTATTGGCAGAAGAAACCTCTGGTTATTCGACAAGGATTCAGAAATTTTGAAGACTTACTCACGCCCGAAGAGATGGCGGGTCTTGCCTGTGATGAACTGGTCGAGTCTCGCCGTATCTATAAAGAGCTAGGACAATGGCAGGCCGAGTTCGGCCCTTTTGATTCTTATGAAGATTTAGGAGAGTCAGACTGGACTCTGGTCGTTCAGGCACTAAACCATTGGCTACCAGATGCAGAGCGGCTTATTCAGTGTTTTGATTTTATTCCCCGCTGGCGTTTCGATGATGTCATGGTGAGTTATGCCACACCTGGTGGCGGTGTTGGTCCACATATTGATCTCTATGATGTGTTTATCTGCCAGGGCTCTGGCCGTCGTCGTTGGCGGGTGGGAGATAGAGGACCACATAAAGAGTTTGCCGCACATCCAGCACTGCTGCACACGGAAGCCTTTGAGCCCATTATTGATGTCGAGTTATTGCCCGGTGATATCTTATATCTGCCACCAGGTTTTCCTCACGACGGGGTGACACTGGAAGCGTCCATGAGCTTCTCTGTGGGATATCGCACCGCATCAGCTAAAGATATGGTGAGCGCGCTCGCGGATCATCTGATCGATAATGATTTAGGCTGTGAGCAGATAGCCGATCCGGGTCGTCCCCTTGCCAGGCAAAGCGGCAAGATAAGTGATGCAGATCTGGCCCGTATCAAGGCGCAATTACTCGATACTCTGGATGATCAACTTATTAGTGAATTTTCCGGCCGTTATCTGACTCAATCTAAGTGTGAATTGGACCTTGTTGAAGAAGAATTAGGATTTCAGCCCGCTGATATTGTTGAGCTTCTCGGCAATCAAGGGCTAACTCGTCTTGGGGGGCTACGCTGTCTCTATTTTGAACATTCAGTCGAGCAGGGGATCTTCTATCTCAACGGCGAGAAAATATCTATGTCGCCTAGGTTGATGAGCATAATTCCCATGCTCTGCGATCATCAAGTCCTTACGCCTGTGATGCTAGAACCTTGGATTAAAGATGATGGCTTCATCGACATGCTCACCATGTGGATCAATGCCGGTTTCTGGTATTTCGAAGAAGATTAACCTTTTAAAACTCGTCATAAAATGGAGCCATAAGGCTCCATTTTTGTTAGAGTATTTATATTGTTTTACATCGTCTTTTGGTTTGATTAGAGAGACGATGTCGTATTATCTCATCGAAGGAGAGCCAACTTTGGCGATTGAACACAGCGTAATCATGTCAGTTTTAAGCTCATTGGAGTGCCGTACTAACTTCACCATCAAGAAGATCACCGAGTATATGTTGCCTCAGCTCAAGGAACCCGTGTACCTGCACGGCTCGGCCAGTGACTGTCAACTGGTGATCAGACCCGCTTATGAGGTGTTTCTGGCGGATCTCAGTGGGCTCGAGGGGGTAAAACATAAACAGGGTTATTTTCATAACAATGAGATGACGCGTTTCCCAAAGCGAGTACAGAAGAGCCTCAACGGTATTCATTATGGTTTGGCATTTAAATTTGAAGATGAAGCTGCCGTTAAGCGATTCATCAAGCGTCTGATCGGTATTATTAATGGCGAATAATACCAAACTTGATAAACGCTTAATCGTCGATAGGATCATTTATTAATGGCGAATAATACCAAATTTGATAAACGCTTAATCGTTGATAGGATCATTTATTAATGGCGAATAATACCAAATTTGATAAACGCTTAATCGTCGATAGGATCATTTATTAATGGCGAATAATACCAAATTTGATAAACGCTTAATCGTTGATAGGATCATTTAATAATGGCGAATAATACCAAATTTGATAAACGCTTAATCGTTGATAGGATCATTTAATAATGGTGAATAACACCAAATTTGATAAGCGGTTAATCGTCGATAGGATCATTTCTGGGCTTGAGCTTGCCAAGCAGGCAGCTATGTCTGCGGCGAAACAGGCCCACGAGACCGCCACACACAGTGAAACTGTGGCCAAGAGTAAGTATGAGACTTTTGGCCTCGAAGCCTCATACTTGGCCCATGGGCAGGCTCAACGAGTCGCAGAATGTGAAATCGAGTTATTGGCCTATAGGTCGTTGAACTTAGCCTGCTTCTTAGATGATTCAGGTATAGACTTATCTGCCTTGGTGACCCTCGAAGACGAGCTAGGAGTAGAGAACACCTATTTTATCGGCCCCGGCGCACCGGGTATGAAAATTGACCTCGAAACTGACAAGAATATTGACCTGAAGATTAACAAACACACAGAGATTGATTTAGCGGCCGGGTGTCATAAAAATTCAGACAAAGGGCAGCGGATGATCATCGTCATCACTCCATCATCTCCCCTTGGGCAGTCACTCATGGGCAGGTATCTTGATGATACCGTGCGGCTCAATATAGGCGCTCAGCCTAAGGTTTATGAAATCACAGGGGTGGAGTAAAACATCCTGGAGATTAATGCTCGTTAACCCCTGTCTTTTATTACTGAATTTGTTAGTCTTTTTCTAATTCTACTTGATTTATCGGCCATAATGGTTAGTTTGGTTTGTATCGGATATGTTGCGGCTCGGTTTCAATGCTGTGCCGTCATCAACCATTTTTCTGCCGGATAGCCAATCGATGTCATTTATTGCTCCTGAGCATATTTTCTCAAATCTAGCCCACACCCGCTCTTTTTCCTTTTGGGGAGCCAGAGGTGTATTGTTAGCTGCGTGCTTGGCTCAGTGCGTCACTGGTGCCCAGGCCCAAGATCTCGAACCCAGAAGTTACACTAATATTCCCATTGGGATGAATTTTATGGTGCTGGGGTACGCACATTCTCAGGGGGAAGTTTCACCCTCTCCTGGTGCACCTGTCGAAAATGTACAGCTTAATATCGATGCCGCCGCTATCGGATATGCCCATTCTTTCTCTCTGGGGGGACGATCCGCTAAAATAGATATGGGGGTATCACGAGTCTGCTTCGATGGCAGCGCCATGTTAGCGGGAGAAACCATCACAGCAGACCAATGTGGTTATACCGATCCAAGTATCAGGCTCACTTGGAACTTTTTCGGCGCGCCGGCCTTATCACCTAAAGAGTTTGCATCTTGGGATCAAGGTGTCGTGATCGGTACCAGCTTGCAAGTGACCGCGCCCATAGGTAGCTATGATGAAAAGCGATTGCTTAATGCAGGTACCAATCGGTGGATTTTTCGTCCGGGAATAGGCATGTCTCAAAAACTGGGTCGCTGGTATTACAACCTTATCGCCTCCGCGAGAATATATGCTGACAACGATGAGTATTACAATGAAGTGGGTTTAACCCAAGAGCCTCAATACACTTTTCAGGGCCACCTCATTTACTCCATTGGCCCAGGGCACTGGATCTCTTTTAACTCGAATTACTTTTTTGGTGGTGAGACCACCAAAGGAGATATTGAGTCCAATGATTACCAGGAGAACTCTCGATTTGGGTTAACTTACTCCATTCCTCTGAGTAGGCATCACAGTATCAAGCTAAATTACAGCAAAGGGGTACTGACTCGAGTAGGCAATGATTTCGATTCATTTGGTGCATTTTGGCTGTACAATTTTTAAGGCCTATACCAATCGGTATTACTTGATGCCTGATAAATACCAACAGAGATCATTACAAGAATGCCGGCTAAGATGCCGGCATTTTTATTGAGACTCGAGATGGAACTTCTAATTTTTCAACTTATCATCTACCACAGGGTAATGATCCCAAACGCGTTTATCTGTTAAGGAACGTACCAGCTTGATGTATTCTGCATGGGTCCAGGCGAGCGGGGTGGCCGAGTTGGTTCCTTGGCCATGTCGATAGTGATATCGGCTAGGGTCGCCTACGCTGTCCCACACCTGCTCCGGCAGCATCAGCCCTTGGTTGGCAAAACTCTCCATTCCCTGAACATAAGTATCGACCAGCTCCCTATGGCGCTTCTCGGTTAACGCGTCATTGTCGATGGCAAGTGCCAGCTCATAGTGCCCACGCTCACCGGTGAAGAAGGGCCATACCCGGCCCCTTTGGTGGGGAGTGTTTGTACCTTTCTCTGCATAACTCGCTCCGGTCTCGGTATCTTCACCATAACCATCGTTGCCATAGCGCCGGAACCCAGGAAACAGACTGCCATCTTTGGCGGTGAAGGTGTATTTGACCCTAAGGTTATCATCCAGTTGGGTATTGTCCATCAGGGCCAACGTCTGCCTAATCACAGCATCATCTGCCGGGACGACACCGTAACGGACCAACTCGAGGAAACCACCGTCTAAGATGAGGCGTTGATCTAAGCCCGCTCTGCCATTGTTATCACCGAGTGTCCTTGCTTCATTGGGCTTACCCTGAGGCGAGAGACGCAGGTAATAGGGAGGAGTTTGCTGCTCGTCAGCGAGAGTCATGGCTACTCCATCGGCGCTAAGCAAGCCTTTAGTGGTGATGACTCGTTCTGCGAGTCCTTGCTTCATGGCTTTTGCCGTATCGAGATAACGTTGTGCGCCTTTGAGATCTCCTGCAACCCGTGCGATATCGCTGGCGGCCACCAGGCCCGAGATAACTGCGGCAGCAGTCGATGGTGAATAGCCTTGTTGCTCTTCCCAGCGCTCCTGCTGCGTTTTTAGCGGCGTAATGTGAGTGTGATTCCAGTCAAGGTTTACCTCACCACCGGTGACGAGAAATTCGGCCGCGGGTTTGAGCATTCGCTGGTACCAATGCGTAATTTCAGCGTCGGAAAATATTTGAGCTTGCCAGAGTTTCCAGCCGAGCATGATGGGCATGGCAGTTTGATCCAGCTGCACGCCAACCCATTCTATTTCGCCATCCACATGGGTCTTTTGCAAGAACCAGCCGGGAGTGCCGGTATAGCCCGGGGTATGCTTGGTGACTTGTACCTTCTCTAAGTATTCGAATGCCACCTTGGGCGTTTGAGTGTCTCCCATGGCGAGAAAGGCCATGGCGCATTGATAAAAGTCCCGCGGCCATACGGCTTTATAGCCTGTGCTACCCACTTTAGCCGATACCGTGTCACCCCAAGGATTAGACAAGGAGGCGATAAGGGCGCCGGTATGTGTCTTATCTTCCTGAGCCTTAAGTACCAGCGCGCTGGCATATAAGAGTTTGCCTTCATCTGTAGTATTGCCGGACATCGCAGGCAGGGCGGTTAACGAAGCGAGGTAGTCTTGCCAACCTATGGCTTCGCCTTCGCCGTTATAGTCGGCTAATACTTGGTTATAGCCTCGCGTTAACGTCGCATCGGCGTTGGCCATGCTCTGGGCTGGGTCATTACCGAATCCCAGCACTAAATTAAAGCTGAGACTCTTCATCTCTTTATCGGTGCTCTTCTCGAGTCCTGGCAATTGCGCCGTGAGGGCGACATTGCCTATGGTCTGGTCTTGTGGATCCGATGTCGATCTGTACTGCCAGTTCATTTCGCCATCTTGTTTAATGTCGGTGAGACCATCGGATACCCCGACGAAACCTGCACTGGCTTTGATGAAGGGCAGATCGGATTTCACCGTCATCACACTGGGTTCTGCTTCATTGGTGTAAGCAATCAGAGCCAGATCCCCGTCTTGGCTTACCACATCGGCTATGTCGTTGGCGCCGCTATTATCCATGTGAGGATTCACGTAAAGATAAGGGGTGATACCCTCCTCGAAGGCGGTAAAAGTCACTCGCATCATCAGGCTGGCGTGAAGCGGATCGGTAAAGATATGCTTCTCTATTCGATACTTGCCATCCTTATCTGTGTTGATGACCTTGTAAGCCAGTGACAGCGGGCGACCTAACTCATCTTTGTGAAGATAGTCAATTGTGCTGATCGTATCTTGCTTCTCGGTATCGACGAAGCCATTTCCCGTGACGATAAACTGTAGCTCTTTAAGCTGGGCGTTATGGATCAGGCCATACATGGTCTCGGTTAGCACGCCTTGGGCGATAGAGAACCAGACCTTGCTGTGTGACTCCGACTCATTGTTAGCATTTGAGTAGGGCGCATAAGAGGTGCCTATGCCTGTCTTACCGGCAAATGCCCATGTGGGGTCAATCCCCGGGGCGCCGGGGGAAAATGTGTTCGAGCTAGATTGTGCGTTTATCACAGGCTTTTCGGTTGTCGGTGAGCAGGCACCGAGAGCGGCAATGATGGCCAGAGTCACTAGCGACTTAGTCACGGGTGAAGGCAAGTATCCATGGAACATATTAGTCATCCCCAAGTTGAATTTATTGGTTTTATTTTTCGACATGATCTATGTCATCGGGTTTGAGTCGGCACTTTGACAAACAGCACGCTGACGCCGGCAATCATCATGAGTATGCCGCCTGTGATGAGGGCAAAGATGGGCTTGCCATCGAACCCCTGTTTGATAATTAACCCCAGCACGCTGGCAGCCAGCAGTTGAGGGATAACTATAAAGAAGTTAAATATTCCCATATAAACCCCCATTTTTTGTGCAGGTAAGGCGTTCGCCAATAGGGCGTAGGGAATCGATAAAATTGACGCCCAGGCTATGCCAACCCCGATCATGGGTAGCCAGAGCAGGCCGGGATCTGTGATGAAAAAGAAACTTATCAGGCCTATGCCACCACAGAACAAGTTGATCATATGGGTCAGTTTAAGGCCC
Coding sequences:
- a CDS encoding LacI family DNA-binding transcriptional regulator, with protein sequence MALKATSIDIAYRAGVSQSTVSRALRNSPLVNLETRERIQAIAKELNYKVDKNASNLRTQNCKTIALLLCEDPTNDDSLINPFFLSMLGSITRATAQQGYDLLVSFQQLSSDWHGDYEDSNKADGIILLGYGDYLDYEAKLEKLLEQNTHFVIWGAEHNNKSVLSIGCDNFQGGLIATEHLLSQGRTRPAFLGDSSSHSPEFRDRYLGHSRAMKQAGLPLNKKCQFSAISTEASGFEAANKLFDSGLEFDSIFAASDLIAIGAIRALKEQGISVPQQVSIVGYDDIPVASFANPPLTTVKQNTKLAGEILVDSVLKLIRGEAVKAQLIPTRLIVRESTACAR
- a CDS encoding 3'-5' exonuclease; this encodes MSSPAADSVIILDFETTGLSPNQGDRAIEIGAVRIEDGIVVDTFQELMNPGFRVSGFIAGYTGISNAMLANAAPCEEVMARFADFICDHNLVAHNASFDQRFLDAELDAINLRYGGEFACSMLIARRLYQDAPNHKLGGLVEYKQIENDGVFHRALADSEMTAKLWLQMLDDMRNEHNIIEPSFTLMQDLSRKPKAQVNRFLSMLD
- the fusA gene encoding elongation factor G, which produces MTDLSKYRNIGIFAHVDAGKTTTTERILKLTGKIHKIGEVHDGESTTDFMEQEAERGITIQSAAVSCFWNDHRFNVIDTPGHVDFTVEVYRSLKVLDGGIGVFCGSGGVEPQSETNWRYANESEVARIIFVNKLDRMGADFLRVVKQTKDVLGANPIVMVLPIGIEDEFSGLVDLLTRKAWIWDETGQAENYKIEDVPADMVDLVEEYREMLIETALEQDDDLLEAYMEGEEISIEDIKRCIRTGTRKIDFFPTYCGSAFKNKGMQLLLDAVVDYLPAPQEVDPQPLTDEEGEPNGEFAIVSADEPFKALAFKIMDDRFGALTFVRIYSGRLNKGDTILNSFTGKTERVGRMVEMQADERNELSSAQAGDIIAIVGMKNVQTGHTLCDPKHPCTLEAMVFPEPVISISVKPKDKGGSEKMGVAIGKMIAEDPTFRVETDEDSGETILRGMGELHLDIKVDILKRTYGVELIVGEPQVAYRETITQMVEDSYTHKKQSGGSGQFGKIDYVIRPGEANTGLTFTSKVVGGNVPKEFWPAVEKGFASLMGTGTVAGFPVLDVEFELRDGAFHAVDSSAIAFEIAAKGAFRQSIPKADPKLLEPIMAVDVFTPDDHVGDVIGDLNRRRGMIKDQMAGVTGVRIKADVALSEMFGYISTLRTMTSGRGQFSMEFSHYSQCPNSVSEKVIADVKERKAAEAKK
- a CDS encoding ribosomal protein uL16 3-hydroxylase; this translates as MHLHLGELTPETFLRDYWQKKPLVIRQGFRNFEDLLTPEEMAGLACDELVESRRIYKELGQWQAEFGPFDSYEDLGESDWTLVVQALNHWLPDAERLIQCFDFIPRWRFDDVMVSYATPGGGVGPHIDLYDVFICQGSGRRRWRVGDRGPHKEFAAHPALLHTEAFEPIIDVELLPGDILYLPPGFPHDGVTLEASMSFSVGYRTASAKDMVSALADHLIDNDLGCEQIADPGRPLARQSGKISDADLARIKAQLLDTLDDQLISEFSGRYLTQSKCELDLVEEELGFQPADIVELLGNQGLTRLGGLRCLYFEHSVEQGIFYLNGEKISMSPRLMSIIPMLCDHQVLTPVMLEPWIKDDGFIDMLTMWINAGFWYFEED
- a CDS encoding GreA/GreB family elongation factor translates to MVNNTKFDKRLIVDRIISGLELAKQAAMSAAKQAHETATHSETVAKSKYETFGLEASYLAHGQAQRVAECEIELLAYRSLNLACFLDDSGIDLSALVTLEDELGVENTYFIGPGAPGMKIDLETDKNIDLKINKHTEIDLAAGCHKNSDKGQRMIIVITPSSPLGQSLMGRYLDDTVRLNIGAQPKVYEITGVE
- a CDS encoding transporter — translated: MSFIAPEHIFSNLAHTRSFSFWGARGVLLAACLAQCVTGAQAQDLEPRSYTNIPIGMNFMVLGYAHSQGEVSPSPGAPVENVQLNIDAAAIGYAHSFSLGGRSAKIDMGVSRVCFDGSAMLAGETITADQCGYTDPSIRLTWNFFGAPALSPKEFASWDQGVVIGTSLQVTAPIGSYDEKRLLNAGTNRWIFRPGIGMSQKLGRWYYNLIASARIYADNDEYYNEVGLTQEPQYTFQGHLIYSIGPGHWISFNSNYFFGGETTKGDIESNDYQENSRFGLTYSIPLSRHHSIKLNYSKGVLTRVGNDFDSFGAFWLYNF
- a CDS encoding glucan 1,4-alpha-glucosidase; its protein translation is MFHGYLPSPVTKSLVTLAIIAALGACSPTTEKPVINAQSSSNTFSPGAPGIDPTWAFAGKTGIGTSYAPYSNANNESESHSKVWFSIAQGVLTETMYGLIHNAQLKELQFIVTGNGFVDTEKQDTISTIDYLHKDELGRPLSLAYKVINTDKDGKYRIEKHIFTDPLHASLMMRVTFTAFEEGITPYLYVNPHMDNSGANDIADVVSQDGDLALIAYTNEAEPSVMTVKSDLPFIKASAGFVGVSDGLTDIKQDGEMNWQYRSTSDPQDQTIGNVALTAQLPGLEKSTDKEMKSLSFNLVLGFGNDPAQSMANADATLTRGYNQVLADYNGEGEAIGWQDYLASLTALPAMSGNTTDEGKLLYASALVLKAQEDKTHTGALIASLSNPWGDTVSAKVGSTGYKAVWPRDFYQCAMAFLAMGDTQTPKVAFEYLEKVQVTKHTPGYTGTPGWFLQKTHVDGEIEWVGVQLDQTAMPIMLGWKLWQAQIFSDAEITHWYQRMLKPAAEFLVTGGEVNLDWNHTHITPLKTQQERWEEQQGYSPSTAAAVISGLVAASDIARVAGDLKGAQRYLDTAKAMKQGLAERVITTKGLLSADGVAMTLADEQQTPPYYLRLSPQGKPNEARTLGDNNGRAGLDQRLILDGGFLELVRYGVVPADDAVIRQTLALMDNTQLDDNLRVKYTFTAKDGSLFPGFRRYGNDGYGEDTETGASYAEKGTNTPHQRGRVWPFFTGERGHYELALAIDNDALTEKRHRELVDTYVQGMESFANQGLMLPEQVWDSVGDPSRYHYRHGQGTNSATPLAWTHAEYIKLVRSLTDKRVWDHYPVVDDKLKN